ACACGGGGCTACTCACGTGGCCCCCTTTCAGGGGACTCAAGCAATAGCCACCAGAACTCAATCCCACCTTTCCCATACCCTGAAGCCCCCCATATAGCCACATACCCGGTCAACCAGCACAGGGAAATACGAAAACTCCTGAGGTGGTAACCAGGTGGTAAGATGACGATATTTCTAGTAACGTTGCGTTGAAAAGGCGCTAGCACTGTTGAGGCGGACGTTTGATGGGGCAGTAATCTGGCGCGCAGCTTTTAGGCTTTGACTTACTGGTGACCGCCGTCAGAATCATGCGCATGTGGTGCGCACACAAAGAGGGTTTGCCATGCTTAAAGTTGTTCCGAGGTCTTGGAACGAGTTCTGGGCTTATTACTTTCGCGTGGAGCATCGGCACCGAATCCCAGAGATATTCGATTGGGACCGACGGCTCGTGGACTTCATCGAGAGGGTCTGCCACCTGGAGCCGCCAGCAAGGATTCTCGACCTGGCGTGTGGAGGCGGCGACCAGGCCAGAATCTTCGCGGCCAAGGGCTACCGCACCACGGGGATCGACATAGCGCCTTCCCTGATCGACTTCGCAAGGAGGCTGTTTCGTGAGGCGCGACTTGAGGGCGAGTTTATCGTGGGGGACATGCGCGATATCAGCTACGACCAGAAGTTCGAGCTGTGCACGATTTTGAGCGGCAGTTTCGGCTTTTTTGGGGAAGAGGAGGACAGGCGGCTGCTCACATCGGTTCGCCGGGCGCTTGTTCGCGGGGGCTTTGTTTTCATCATGTATATATCGCCGAAGTACAGGTCAGAGCATGTCAGAAGCTGGGCCAAGACAGAGAAAGGATGGGACCTTTATGAGAGCTGGTTCGAGCCTGAGACGCAGTGCTATCGCGCAAGGACCTTCCTGATCCAAGAGGACGGCACAATGATCGTCCCGAAACCAGAGCCCGGCTACTATGCAGACGAGACGATCCGCTGCTACACTGTGGACGAGCTCAAGTCGATGCTCGCCGAAGCAGGTCTGCAATACGTAGGCGACTACTCCAGCAAGGAGCTCAATAAAAAGAGCGAGGGCAAAGCCGGCGCATCAACCAGTGACATCGTCGTCGGCCGGCGAGTCTGAGCGAAGCTCGAGCGCCGAAGTCCCAAACCTAGAGGCAGCCATGAGACTGTCTTGGAGGGCCGTGGCTTGGTCGGAATGGCCAGGTCTGAAGCAAGCTTTTGACAATGCGCCTCGCCTTTGATAGGCTTCATGGCACGGAAGCAACAGATAGTTAAAAGTGTCAACTGAGGGAGTGTGCCATGAAAGGGCTAGAGAAGCTGGCGATTGCCGGTGCGGTCATCAGTTTTATTGTCTGCATCATTTTTAAGCTTGCGGGCATTCAGCATTTTGTGACGGCTACGGGGGTGTGGCGGTTCACTATGGT
This window of the bacterium genome carries:
- a CDS encoding class I SAM-dependent methyltransferase, giving the protein MLKVVPRSWNEFWAYYFRVEHRHRIPEIFDWDRRLVDFIERVCHLEPPARILDLACGGGDQARIFAAKGYRTTGIDIAPSLIDFARRLFREARLEGEFIVGDMRDISYDQKFELCTILSGSFGFFGEEEDRRLLTSVRRALVRGGFVFIMYISPKYRSEHVRSWAKTEKGWDLYESWFEPETQCYRARTFLIQEDGTMIVPKPEPGYYADETIRCYTVDELKSMLAEAGLQYVGDYSSKELNKKSEGKAGASTSDIVVGRRV